One window from the genome of Leptospira johnsonii encodes:
- a CDS encoding flavin reductase family protein: protein MPFSADEFKNSLSHFASGVTVVTFSDTTRAGGLTVSSFSSLSLDPPLVLFNLQKNIASHDPLLASGLFTVNILSSDQQELSNQFASGKIDKHELIQKLACDLGHNGAPFLNGTLARIECELEKQVDGGDHTIVIGRVLFAISDDSKRPLLYYRRNYYNI, encoded by the coding sequence ATGCCTTTCAGCGCGGACGAATTCAAAAATTCACTTTCTCATTTTGCATCCGGAGTAACTGTGGTGACCTTTTCAGACACTACTAGAGCGGGGGGATTGACAGTTAGCAGTTTCAGCTCGCTCTCTTTGGATCCACCTTTGGTGCTTTTTAATCTCCAAAAGAATATAGCAAGCCACGACCCATTGCTCGCCTCCGGTCTATTCACTGTAAATATACTATCTTCTGACCAACAGGAACTTTCCAACCAATTTGCATCTGGCAAAATAGACAAACATGAACTGATCCAAAAACTAGCCTGCGATCTAGGGCATAACGGAGCACCTTTCTTGAACGGCACATTGGCCCGGATAGAATGTGAACTGGAAAAACAAGTGGATGGAGGAGATCATACCATAGTGATCGGAAGAGTTCTATTCGCCATATCCGACGACTCTAAAAGACCTCTTCTGTATTACCGTAGGAACTACTACAATATCTGA
- a CDS encoding ankyrin repeat domain-containing protein: protein MDLLAKYGKLRRGSWAVLVFVFSLAIEADTELDKQFLSAVKEGDLRKVELLLNQGATVDAKDDEGRTAIMLAEGEDVVEFLIKHGANINAQDVDGNSVLFYRLLPILKVKIPDMDDLAEAKRLIESGALVEYTARKGEDQKPVSLLNMAIRNQSLVLVKFLIENGANPNHDPGGIEEYPLFLAVGGASSPSNLAIAEYLLANGSKAVFTSRLKDVHTPNGTHQIGARNAFHYATESKQTDLKILDVLAKAGTNLNHRDAEGKTPLMEAIQRKNVSAAQKLIQLGSDLSLADNQGKTALDLSKEYHLDEIERILVEKLSSKTQ from the coding sequence ATGGATTTATTGGCAAAATACGGCAAACTTAGACGCGGAAGCTGGGCTGTGCTCGTTTTCGTCTTCAGTTTGGCTATCGAAGCCGATACCGAGCTGGACAAACAGTTTTTATCCGCGGTAAAAGAAGGGGATCTTCGCAAGGTAGAATTACTGCTCAACCAGGGTGCCACAGTGGACGCCAAGGATGATGAAGGCCGCACTGCGATCATGCTCGCAGAAGGTGAGGACGTAGTCGAGTTCCTCATCAAACACGGAGCAAATATAAATGCTCAGGATGTGGACGGGAATTCCGTATTATTCTATCGTTTACTCCCTATCTTAAAAGTAAAAATTCCTGATATGGACGATCTGGCCGAGGCAAAACGCCTAATAGAGTCAGGTGCATTGGTAGAATACACTGCTAGAAAAGGCGAGGACCAAAAACCGGTTTCCCTTCTCAATATGGCGATCCGGAACCAAAGTCTTGTTTTAGTAAAATTTTTGATTGAGAACGGAGCCAATCCAAATCATGATCCGGGTGGAATTGAAGAATATCCTCTTTTCTTAGCTGTGGGAGGCGCTTCTTCTCCTTCTAATTTGGCGATTGCAGAATATTTGTTAGCGAACGGTTCCAAAGCGGTGTTCACTAGCAGATTGAAAGACGTTCACACTCCTAATGGGACTCACCAGATCGGAGCAAGAAATGCATTTCATTATGCTACAGAATCCAAACAAACCGACCTGAAAATTTTGGATGTTTTGGCTAAGGCCGGGACCAATCTAAATCATAGAGATGCAGAAGGAAAGACTCCTCTTATGGAAGCTATCCAGAGAAAAAATGTTTCTGCAGCTCAGAAATTGATCCAACTTGGATCCGATCTTTCGCTCGCAGATAACCAAGGTAAGACGGCTTTAGATCTGTCAAAAGAATATCATCTAGATGAAATAGAGCGAATTTTAGTCGAAAAACTTTCCTCAAAGACACAATAA
- the purL gene encoding phosphoribosylformylglycinamidine synthase subunit PurL: MEKESVSLQDALEHGLTSEEFSKIQEILGRIPNSTELGIFSAMWSEHCSYKNSILQLKTLPTKSDKLLAQAGEENAGAMDIGQGLAVVFKIESHNHPTAVEPYQGAATGVGGIMRDIFTMGARPIVSLNSLRFGNPDEPRNKYLLSRAVKGIGDYGNSLGIAVSGGELFIDECFSKNPLVNAMTVGIVRHDQMASATTGGKVGNAVFIVGSTTGRDGIHGASFASKDLTKESESKRSAVQVGDPFMEKLLMEASLEAIQKKLLVGIQDMGAAGISCATSEMSAKGKSGMKINLDLVPFRETGMNAYEAMLSESQERMLVIPQKGKEEELVSIFKKWNLNAVQIGEVTDTGLLEVYKDGNLKAKIPADTLVLGGGAPRYVRETKRPAYLDQISSWTPDSTPDLQESEAGKKLLKLLNSWNISSRKPIIEQYDTEVGLVKLIGPGADGGLSAIPDTDMALATATDCNSRFTYLDPYWGAALAVCEAARNVAVTGAEPLGVTNNLNFANPYIPENYYMFSECVRGMGDACRFLGLPVTGGNVSFYNESPEGPIFPTPTIGMVGILDKQKDAVWGAPKKAGLSLALIGKFNPSLGGSEYQKTFLGKVEGQIPKFDLAEEKSLLEVLVSLRKNGSLSFAKDLSLGGIGVALAKIVILSGLGIKADLSAIKQSRKDLTLFGESASSVLIGYEKGKEESIKTLVTSKGLDFHSVGTVEADPKLQIEGYGISVSSNELKPVYESGLEEIFK, from the coding sequence ATGGAAAAAGAATCCGTCTCCCTCCAAGACGCTCTCGAACACGGTCTTACCTCAGAAGAATTTAGCAAAATCCAGGAAATCCTAGGCAGAATACCTAACTCCACAGAACTCGGAATCTTCTCCGCAATGTGGTCGGAACATTGCTCTTATAAAAATTCTATCCTCCAATTAAAAACTCTTCCCACAAAGTCTGATAAACTTTTGGCCCAGGCAGGAGAAGAGAATGCCGGAGCTATGGACATTGGCCAAGGACTGGCCGTTGTTTTCAAAATAGAAAGTCATAATCACCCTACCGCAGTGGAACCATACCAAGGTGCAGCCACAGGAGTGGGTGGGATCATGAGAGATATTTTTACAATGGGAGCAAGACCCATTGTATCTTTGAACTCTCTTAGGTTTGGTAACCCTGACGAGCCAAGAAACAAATACTTATTATCCAGAGCTGTCAAAGGGATCGGAGACTACGGAAACTCTTTAGGTATTGCTGTCTCCGGCGGAGAACTATTCATAGACGAATGTTTTTCCAAGAACCCTTTAGTAAACGCGATGACTGTCGGTATTGTCAGACATGACCAGATGGCAAGCGCTACTACCGGAGGAAAGGTGGGTAACGCAGTATTCATCGTCGGTTCCACCACAGGTAGAGACGGGATCCATGGTGCATCCTTTGCTTCCAAGGATCTGACTAAAGAATCGGAGTCAAAACGTTCCGCTGTCCAAGTGGGAGATCCATTTATGGAAAAACTACTGATGGAAGCATCCTTAGAAGCTATCCAGAAAAAACTTTTAGTAGGTATCCAAGACATGGGTGCTGCGGGCATTTCCTGCGCAACATCCGAGATGAGCGCTAAAGGAAAATCCGGAATGAAGATCAATTTGGATCTGGTTCCTTTCCGTGAGACCGGAATGAACGCTTACGAAGCAATGCTTTCCGAAAGCCAGGAAAGAATGTTGGTAATCCCACAAAAAGGGAAAGAAGAAGAACTGGTTTCTATATTCAAAAAATGGAATCTAAACGCGGTTCAGATCGGAGAAGTTACCGACACGGGTCTATTAGAAGTTTATAAAGATGGAAATCTAAAAGCTAAGATCCCTGCGGATACTTTAGTTCTAGGTGGAGGCGCACCTAGATACGTAAGGGAAACAAAACGTCCTGCGTATTTGGACCAGATCTCCTCTTGGACTCCGGATTCAACTCCTGATCTGCAAGAAAGCGAAGCTGGCAAGAAGTTACTTAAATTATTAAATTCTTGGAATATCTCATCCCGAAAACCAATCATAGAACAATATGATACAGAAGTCGGTCTAGTCAAACTGATCGGACCAGGTGCAGACGGGGGATTATCCGCAATTCCTGATACAGATATGGCATTGGCCACTGCAACTGATTGTAATTCCAGATTCACCTATTTGGATCCATACTGGGGAGCAGCGCTCGCAGTCTGCGAAGCCGCAAGAAACGTAGCAGTCACAGGCGCAGAACCGCTCGGAGTGACCAATAACTTAAACTTTGCAAATCCATATATTCCGGAAAACTATTATATGTTTTCCGAATGTGTCCGAGGAATGGGAGACGCTTGTAGATTTTTAGGACTTCCTGTCACAGGAGGGAATGTCTCCTTCTATAACGAATCACCGGAAGGACCGATCTTCCCTACTCCGACCATCGGCATGGTGGGAATTCTGGACAAACAGAAAGACGCAGTCTGGGGCGCTCCTAAAAAAGCAGGACTTTCCTTGGCTCTTATTGGCAAATTCAACCCAAGCCTGGGTGGAAGCGAATACCAAAAAACTTTCTTAGGCAAGGTGGAAGGCCAGATCCCCAAATTCGATCTTGCAGAAGAAAAATCCTTATTAGAAGTTTTAGTCTCTTTGAGAAAGAACGGAAGCCTGTCCTTTGCTAAGGATCTTTCCTTAGGTGGGATCGGAGTTGCACTTGCAAAAATCGTAATACTCTCCGGGCTCGGGATCAAGGCAGATCTGAGTGCGATCAAACAATCCAGAAAAGATCTTACACTTTTCGGAGAAAGTGCAAGTTCCGTTTTAATCGGCTATGAAAAAGGAAAAGAAGAAAGTATCAAAACATTAGTTACCTCCAAGGGCCTGGATTTCCATTCCGTCGGAACCGTCGAAGCGGATCCCAAACTCCAGATTGAAGGATACGGAATTTCCGTCTCTTCGAACGAACTAAAACCGGTATATGAATCCGGTTTAGAGGAAATATTCAAATGA
- the ileS gene encoding isoleucine--tRNA ligase, with the protein MKEEDKKNPYSNTVILPQTDFPMKAGLSTREPDQIKTWQSEKILRKMQEKRKDRPQFILHDGPPYANGNFHTGHALNKILKDMIVKSKFFAGYQTDMIPGWDCHGLPIEVQVLKDLGKKAREIGPEELRKLCREYAEQWVQKQGQDLSRFLCFWEEGKIYKTMSPDFEAKIVEVFGDLFEKGYVYRGKKPVYWCIELATAHAEAEIEYYPHRSPSIYVKFPIKGQTGKFCLIWTTTPWTLPANLAISFNPKFAYSFYATPNGEELLIADGLKEAVEKAAEVQLTKKESVSKEALSKMIFRHPFLDQDSIPLFGEHVTLDAGTGAVHTAPGHGQDDYKIGLAAGLEPYSPVDDYGRYTDEFPMMKGIKVWDANPKIVELLREKNLLLHYSEFEHSYPHSWRSKKPLIFRATPQWFFQMDYKELREKSLEAIDKVSWIPNWGITRIRSMVETRPDWCLSRQRNWGVPIPAFTCENCNETHLDAKSVKFFTDLVRTKGIEIWYSEPADSLLPPGTKCSKCGSSSFRKGKDILDVWFDSGVSNFAVLKERANEPPADLYLEGSDQHRGWFQSSLWPSMALRGIPPYKSVLTHGYVLDEQGRAMSKSLGNGIDPTTDIINVYGADILRLWVSSQDFRDDVRVGKDGLKIIADNYRKIRNTFRYLLGNLAGHSSDQNLNVSDLEEVDKYYLSKLSQLTEELKNHYENYQFHQVYQKLLLFCTVTLSQDYFEMIRDRMYCDRRDSKTRRSSCTALQIILETLCIFSAPILSFTSEEVWKENGRKESIFTEEFPDLSSLRNTELETKFEVVLAVRETVHKSLELARQAGKLGKSLEAAVEISSKVENKLQKDFSLQTLELIFTVSQVGFEKSDREQLSEYSDEHFFVRVVKPKEEECPRCWRHPAEERTNGLCKRCAAAV; encoded by the coding sequence ATGAAAGAAGAAGATAAGAAGAATCCATATTCAAATACCGTAATATTACCTCAGACGGATTTTCCAATGAAGGCGGGGCTTTCTACCAGAGAGCCTGACCAGATAAAAACCTGGCAATCCGAAAAAATACTGCGTAAGATGCAGGAGAAAAGAAAGGATCGTCCCCAGTTCATTCTTCATGACGGACCTCCTTATGCAAACGGTAACTTTCATACAGGACACGCACTTAATAAGATCTTAAAGGACATGATCGTTAAGTCCAAATTTTTTGCAGGTTACCAAACGGATATGATCCCTGGTTGGGACTGTCATGGTCTTCCTATCGAAGTGCAGGTGCTTAAGGATCTGGGTAAAAAAGCCAGAGAGATCGGCCCAGAAGAATTAAGAAAACTTTGTAGAGAATACGCAGAACAATGGGTTCAAAAACAAGGACAGGACCTTTCTCGTTTCTTATGTTTTTGGGAAGAAGGTAAGATCTACAAAACGATGAGCCCCGATTTCGAGGCAAAAATCGTAGAAGTTTTCGGAGATCTATTCGAAAAAGGTTATGTATATAGAGGCAAAAAACCGGTTTATTGGTGTATAGAACTTGCGACCGCTCACGCAGAAGCGGAGATAGAATATTATCCACATAGATCTCCATCCATCTATGTAAAATTCCCGATCAAAGGACAGACCGGAAAATTCTGTCTGATATGGACCACTACTCCTTGGACTCTTCCTGCAAACCTAGCAATCAGCTTTAATCCTAAGTTCGCATATTCATTTTATGCAACCCCTAACGGAGAAGAATTACTCATTGCAGATGGACTAAAAGAAGCTGTAGAAAAAGCTGCAGAAGTCCAACTCACCAAAAAAGAATCAGTTTCCAAGGAAGCTCTTTCTAAAATGATATTCCGTCATCCTTTCTTAGATCAGGATTCTATCCCTCTTTTTGGAGAACATGTGACTCTGGATGCGGGAACTGGAGCAGTTCACACTGCACCTGGCCATGGACAAGACGACTATAAGATCGGCTTGGCCGCAGGTTTAGAACCTTATTCTCCTGTAGATGATTACGGTAGATATACGGACGAATTCCCGATGATGAAAGGGATCAAGGTCTGGGACGCAAATCCTAAGATCGTGGAACTTCTCAGAGAAAAAAATCTATTACTTCATTATTCAGAATTTGAACACAGTTATCCTCATAGTTGGAGAAGTAAGAAGCCGCTAATCTTCCGCGCAACTCCACAATGGTTTTTCCAAATGGATTACAAAGAACTTAGGGAAAAATCTCTTGAGGCGATCGACAAAGTAAGCTGGATACCTAACTGGGGAATCACCAGGATCCGTTCCATGGTAGAGACTAGACCTGACTGGTGTCTTTCCAGACAAAGAAACTGGGGAGTTCCAATCCCTGCATTCACTTGCGAAAATTGTAATGAAACCCATCTAGATGCAAAATCCGTAAAATTCTTCACCGATCTTGTGAGAACTAAAGGAATAGAGATCTGGTATAGTGAACCTGCGGATTCACTTCTTCCTCCCGGAACAAAATGTTCCAAATGCGGATCTTCTTCTTTTAGAAAAGGAAAAGATATCCTGGATGTTTGGTTCGATTCGGGAGTTTCGAATTTTGCAGTATTAAAAGAAAGAGCCAACGAACCTCCTGCGGATCTATATTTAGAAGGTTCCGACCAACATAGGGGTTGGTTCCAATCCAGTCTGTGGCCTTCTATGGCATTGCGCGGAATTCCTCCATACAAATCCGTCCTTACTCACGGATATGTCTTGGACGAACAAGGAAGAGCCATGTCCAAGTCTTTGGGCAATGGAATAGATCCTACCACAGATATCATTAACGTATACGGCGCAGATATACTCAGGCTTTGGGTAAGCTCCCAGGACTTCAGAGACGATGTAAGGGTCGGAAAAGACGGACTCAAGATCATCGCCGATAATTACAGAAAGATCCGAAATACATTCAGATACCTTTTAGGAAATTTGGCAGGACATTCTTCGGACCAAAACCTAAACGTTTCCGATCTGGAAGAAGTGGACAAATACTATCTATCCAAATTGTCGCAACTTACGGAAGAACTGAAAAATCATTACGAGAATTATCAGTTCCACCAAGTATACCAAAAACTTTTATTATTCTGCACAGTAACTCTTTCCCAAGATTATTTCGAAATGATCAGGGATAGAATGTACTGCGATCGCAGGGATTCCAAAACAAGAAGATCTTCCTGCACGGCACTTCAAATCATATTAGAAACTCTTTGTATATTCTCCGCCCCTATCTTAAGCTTCACCTCAGAAGAAGTTTGGAAAGAGAATGGAAGAAAGGAATCCATATTTACGGAAGAATTCCCGGACCTTTCTTCTTTAAGAAATACGGAACTGGAAACTAAGTTCGAAGTTGTATTGGCAGTAAGAGAAACGGTTCACAAATCCCTGGAGTTAGCAAGACAGGCGGGTAAATTAGGAAAGTCCTTAGAAGCCGCAGTCGAGATCTCTTCCAAAGTGGAGAATAAACTCCAAAAAGATTTTTCCTTACAGACTCTGGAGCTGATCTTTACAGTTTCTCAAGTAGGTTTTGAAAAATCGGATAGAGAACAACTATCGGAATATTCTGACGAACATTTCTTTGTTCGAGTGGTAAAACCGAAAGAAGAAGAATGTCCTCGCTGCTGGAGACATCCAGCGGAAGAAAGAACAAACGGTCTATGTAAACGTTGTGCCGCGGCCGTCTAA
- a CDS encoding leucine-rich repeat domain-containing protein, translating into MRTIQKIGIAYLILCAAFIISDCRRPASEILNEASKNPNSVEKLDLGLGKLGNVPPALFNFPNLKWLDLRMNELTSLPENAGDWSNLEHLNIYGNDIEKLPASVSKLSKLKFFFAGNNDFEGIPSELTGTSIQAIYLDSNKIEFKESDIDIVMGFPKLEVLDLARNRKIAGFPKNFGFLASHPKLRLLILKETGLKPSQIESARKLLPKVKIEF; encoded by the coding sequence ATGAGAACCATCCAGAAAATCGGTATCGCCTACTTAATTCTTTGCGCAGCTTTTATTATTTCAGACTGCAGACGTCCTGCTTCTGAAATTTTAAACGAGGCTTCTAAAAACCCAAACTCGGTAGAAAAATTGGATTTGGGTCTTGGCAAATTAGGGAATGTTCCTCCGGCACTATTCAATTTTCCGAACTTGAAATGGCTGGATCTAAGAATGAATGAGCTTACTTCCCTTCCTGAAAATGCCGGAGATTGGAGTAATTTAGAACATTTGAATATTTATGGGAACGATATAGAAAAACTTCCCGCGTCCGTTTCTAAACTATCAAAACTCAAATTTTTTTTCGCAGGAAATAACGATTTTGAAGGAATTCCTTCCGAGCTGACTGGAACTTCTATCCAAGCCATCTATTTAGATTCCAACAAGATAGAATTCAAAGAATCCGATATAGATATAGTGATGGGATTTCCGAAACTAGAAGTTTTGGATCTGGCAAGGAACAGAAAGATCGCAGGATTCCCTAAAAACTTCGGTTTTTTAGCCAGCCATCCTAAATTAAGACTACTGATCTTAAAAGAGACAGGATTAAAACCTTCTCAAATAGAATCCGCAAGAAAACTTCTCCCTAAAGTGAAGATAGAATTTTAA
- a CDS encoding amidase yields the protein MSSTKFQFDSYDTIGLADLIRKKKIQPKDLLDFSETKINRFNPELNAVVLNTIDKAREELRSGKIPKGPFYGVPLLLKDLLHHVKGQKITSGSKAYQNYAPSDDSVFVSRLRKAGFLFIGTTNVPEFALMGITEPKFHGPTRNPWDPERTPGGSSGGAGSAVASGMSSIATGSDGGGSIRIPAAYCGLFGLKPSRGRVPVRPYGRVWQGASQDHVLTKSVRDSAAVLDLVSGVGIEEAFSLEKNKTSYLSEAKKSPGKLKIAYSFASPIGTPVNQDHIDALHDTVKLLKSLGHKLEESSPLIDGKRLAKAYVTMYFGEVASEISRLDKVLGRKAKMGDVESTTWILGLLGRSISAGDFVSAIRYWDEAAYISESFLENYDLYLTPTTAEPPAKIGELAPKLYEEIAMQIIGRIGTGKLLLASGMVDQLVEKNLSRTPFTQLANLTGQPSMSVPLSRTTLGLPIGMLFTSKRGREDVLFRLAGQLEKERPWADIKRT from the coding sequence ATGAGCAGTACAAAATTCCAATTCGATTCTTATGATACTATCGGTCTTGCTGATTTGATCCGAAAGAAGAAGATCCAGCCCAAGGACTTATTAGATTTTTCTGAAACTAAGATAAATAGATTTAATCCGGAACTGAACGCGGTTGTCTTGAACACGATCGACAAGGCAAGGGAAGAGCTGAGATCGGGCAAAATACCTAAGGGCCCTTTTTACGGAGTTCCCCTTCTTCTTAAAGATCTGCTGCATCATGTGAAGGGACAAAAGATCACTTCCGGATCTAAGGCTTACCAAAATTACGCTCCATCCGATGATAGCGTTTTTGTTTCCAGACTTAGGAAGGCTGGTTTTCTTTTTATAGGTACTACGAATGTTCCCGAGTTCGCTTTAATGGGAATCACAGAGCCTAAGTTCCACGGACCGACTCGAAATCCTTGGGATCCGGAAAGAACTCCTGGTGGTTCTAGTGGTGGCGCAGGATCGGCAGTCGCATCCGGTATGAGTTCCATCGCAACGGGTTCGGACGGAGGAGGATCCATCCGGATACCAGCAGCTTATTGCGGACTATTCGGATTAAAACCAAGTAGAGGAAGAGTTCCAGTTCGTCCTTATGGAAGAGTTTGGCAAGGAGCTTCTCAAGATCATGTTCTTACTAAATCAGTAAGAGACAGCGCTGCAGTTTTGGATCTAGTCTCAGGCGTCGGAATAGAAGAAGCATTCTCCCTTGAGAAAAATAAAACTTCTTATCTATCCGAAGCGAAAAAGTCCCCGGGAAAATTAAAGATCGCATATTCTTTCGCTTCTCCCATCGGAACTCCAGTCAATCAAGATCACATTGATGCATTACACGACACAGTAAAACTCCTAAAATCTTTGGGTCATAAATTAGAAGAAAGTTCACCTCTAATCGATGGAAAACGTTTAGCAAAAGCTTACGTGACCATGTATTTCGGTGAAGTCGCTTCCGAGATCTCCCGTTTGGATAAGGTTTTAGGAAGAAAAGCAAAGATGGGAGATGTGGAATCCACCACTTGGATCTTAGGGCTCTTAGGACGATCTATATCGGCTGGAGACTTCGTATCTGCAATCCGCTATTGGGACGAAGCCGCCTATATCTCGGAATCTTTTTTAGAAAATTATGATCTATATCTGACCCCGACTACTGCAGAACCTCCTGCCAAGATCGGGGAACTTGCACCCAAACTATATGAAGAAATTGCAATGCAGATCATAGGAAGAATAGGAACAGGCAAATTACTTTTGGCCAGCGGCATGGTGGACCAACTCGTAGAAAAAAATCTTTCGAGGACTCCGTTTACACAGCTCGCAAATCTTACGGGACAACCTTCTATGTCCGTTCCGCTTTCCAGAACGACTCTTGGTCTACCGATAGGGATGTTATTCACTTCCAAAAGAGGAAGAGAAGATGTACTTTTCCGACTCGCGGGACAATTGGAAAAAGAAAGACCCTGGGCAGATATTAAGAGAACTTAA
- a CDS encoding HsdM family class I SAM-dependent methyltransferase, translating into MIVPCEDTVDSHREKSDPKTKEKALGQFFTPSDLVGPMLEWVSETKAVLEGKKLKILDPGTGEGIFFQKFQDHFPNLDSEFHGWEIDPILHEKCIQNLERAGISKNRFHLVLGDFLQNEKKENYDIILCNPPYLRLSHSKHGKKLIRQFAEDINEEIPGTANLYVFFLLRILRLLGPGGRASILVPYEFLNAGYGVPIKKAIIQSGYLRRILILDSSWSLFTGAVTSSCILFLENSRTSEEGFLWSRTSSFIKGESIELSEMVWRKIRPDAEAKWTRLLSDDSEPIQNIKNDDKNSPNNNYVTMSEDIRQGWVPIKEFGSFRRGIATGDNGYFLLSEKDASNLSIPKNYLRSSIPKAQYALSPFFTGDDWNTLKSQGAKVWLLDAKDVPNNEEEEGINKYLEEGIKRGVPKRFLPSKRKPWHSQENRGPCRILATSFHREEVRFVFNQSPAVHLTCFHGFSAKPEYTHFEEYIFAYLITPHVRKELESRTREYAQGLRKVEPGDLNSLLVPDFRKLKEAEKEKIGKLLHNYRKMIRPWTPGRRQKGEKGIKNPEEEAVLKSIETEFLTGL; encoded by the coding sequence ATGATCGTACCGTGCGAAGACACAGTTGATTCTCACCGAGAAAAATCGGATCCTAAAACCAAAGAGAAAGCCTTAGGTCAGTTCTTCACGCCTTCTGACTTAGTAGGACCTATGTTGGAATGGGTTTCCGAAACCAAAGCTGTCTTAGAAGGTAAAAAACTTAAGATATTGGATCCAGGAACGGGAGAAGGAATTTTTTTCCAAAAATTCCAGGATCATTTTCCAAATTTAGATAGTGAATTTCACGGTTGGGAGATCGATCCAATCCTACATGAGAAGTGTATACAAAACCTGGAAAGAGCTGGGATATCCAAAAATCGTTTTCATTTGGTCTTAGGGGACTTCTTACAAAACGAAAAAAAAGAAAATTACGATATTATACTCTGTAATCCTCCTTATCTTCGCCTAAGCCATTCCAAACATGGAAAAAAACTGATCAGACAATTCGCGGAGGACATCAACGAGGAGATTCCCGGCACTGCGAATCTATATGTGTTCTTCTTACTCCGTATACTAAGACTTTTAGGACCTGGAGGAAGGGCTTCCATACTTGTGCCTTACGAATTCTTGAATGCAGGATACGGAGTCCCGATAAAAAAAGCGATCATTCAATCCGGATATCTTCGCCGTATACTTATCTTAGATTCTTCCTGGTCCTTGTTCACAGGAGCAGTAACTTCTTCCTGTATACTATTCTTGGAAAATTCAAGAACGAGCGAAGAAGGTTTTCTTTGGTCTAGGACCTCATCATTCATTAAAGGAGAAAGTATAGAGCTTTCCGAGATGGTTTGGAGAAAAATCCGTCCAGATGCAGAGGCAAAGTGGACTAGATTATTGAGCGACGACTCGGAACCGATACAAAACATAAAAAATGATGATAAAAATTCACCTAACAATAATTATGTGACTATGTCCGAAGATATTCGTCAAGGATGGGTCCCTATTAAGGAATTCGGAAGTTTTAGGAGAGGAATCGCGACAGGGGACAACGGATATTTTCTTTTATCGGAAAAGGACGCTTCGAACTTATCTATTCCTAAAAACTATCTTAGATCTTCTATTCCAAAAGCTCAATACGCGCTTTCTCCTTTTTTTACCGGAGATGATTGGAACACTTTGAAATCACAAGGAGCCAAGGTTTGGCTTCTAGATGCGAAAGACGTTCCAAACAACGAGGAAGAAGAAGGTATTAACAAATATCTGGAAGAAGGAATAAAACGAGGCGTGCCTAAACGTTTTCTTCCTTCTAAAAGAAAACCTTGGCATTCTCAGGAAAACAGAGGACCTTGTAGGATCTTAGCTACTTCTTTTCATAGGGAAGAAGTAAGATTTGTATTCAACCAAAGTCCCGCAGTGCATCTCACCTGCTTTCACGGGTTTTCCGCAAAACCGGAGTATACACATTTCGAAGAATATATATTTGCTTATCTGATCACTCCACATGTCCGCAAAGAATTGGAATCTAGAACAAGGGAATACGCCCAAGGACTACGAAAAGTAGAACCGGGTGATCTAAATTCACTTCTTGTGCCTGATTTCAGAAAATTAAAAGAAGCGGAGAAGGAGAAGATAGGAAAATTGCTCCATAATTACAGGAAAATGATCCGTCCTTGGACTCCTGGTCGCAGACAAAAAGGAGAAAAGGGGATCAAAAACCCGGAAGAAGAAGCAGTTCTCAAAAGTATTGAGACCGAATTCCTAACCGGGTTGTAA